A window from Peromyscus eremicus chromosome 1, PerEre_H2_v1, whole genome shotgun sequence encodes these proteins:
- the LOC131920906 gene encoding zinc finger protein 420 isoform X2 encodes MITYDKMSIFSPHTYLSQHPRSYSTEKPYKCEECGKAFRRASHLTQHQSIHTGEKPYECKQCGKAFSRDSQLSLHQRLHTGEKPYACKECGKAFTQSSQLILHHRIHTGEKPYRCEECGKAFIRSSQLSRHQKVHTGEKPFECKECGKAFTQNSQLTLHQRLHTGEKLYDCKECRKVFTQLSQLILHRRIHTGEKPYECKECGKAFICGSQLSQHQKIHNGEKPYECKECGKAFIRGSLLMQHQRIHTGEKPYKCDECGKAFIRGSQLTQHQRIHTNEKPYECKECGKTFSHGSQLTQHQRIHTGEKPYQCKECGKAFNRGSLLTRHQRIHTGEKPYDCKECGKNFSRGSELTQHERIHTGEKPYECKECGKSFIRGSQLTQHQRIHTGEKPYECKECRMAFTQSSHLSQHQRLHTGEKPYVCSECGKAFARGLLLIQHQRIHTGEKPYQCTECGKAFIRGSQLTQHQRTHTGEKPYECKECGKAFGHGSQLTLHQRIHTGI; translated from the exons ATGATAACATATGACAAAATGTCTATTTTTAGCCCACATACTTATTTATCTCAGCATCCAAGAAGTTattctacagagaaaccctataaatgtgaggaatgtggaaaagccttcagACGAGCCTCACACTTAACTCAGCATCAGAGTAttcatactggtgagaaaccctatgaatgtaagcagtgtgggaaagcctttagtCGTGATTCTCAGCTAAGTctacatcaaagacttcataCCGGTGAGAAACCCTATGCATGCAAGGAATGTGGAAAGGCTTTTACTCAAAGCTCACAACTTATTTTACACCATAGGATTCATACAGGTGAAAAACCATATAGGTGCGaagaatgtgggaaagcctttattCGAAGCTCACAACTCAGCCGACATCAAAAAGtccatactggtgagaaaccttttgaatgtaaagaatgtggaaagGCTTTCACTCAGAATTCACAGCTTACTCTGCACCAGAGACTCCATACTGGTGAGAAGCTTTATGACTGTAAAGAATGTAGGAAGGTCTTTACTCAGCTTTCACAGCTTATTCTCCATAGAAGAAttcatactggtgagaaaccttatgaatgtaaagaatgtggaaagGCTTTTATTTGTGGTTCACAGCTTTCACAgcatcagaaaattcataatgGAGAAAAGCcatatgaatgtaaggaatgtggaaaGGCTTTTATTCGAGGCTCACTACTTATgcaacatcaaagaattcatactggtgaaaaaccctataaatgtgatgaatgtggaaaggctTTTATCCGTGGTTCCCAACTTACTCAGCATCAAAGGATTCATACTAATGAAAAGccttatgaatgtaaagaatgtggaaagACCTTTAGTCATGGCTCACAACTTACTcaacatcagagaattcataccgGTGAGAAACCCTATCAATGTAAGGAGTGTGGAAAAGCCTTTAATCGTGGATCACTCCTTACTCGACATCAGAGGATTCACACTGGTGAAAAACCCTATGACTGTAAAGAGTGTGGAAAAAATTTTAGTCGGGGCTCAGAACTTACTCAGCATGAGAGAATCCACACTggtgagaagccctatgaatgtaaggaatgtggaaaATCGTTTATTCGTGGCTCACAGCTTACTCAACATCAAAGAATCCATACTGGTgaaaaaccttatgaatgtaaagaatgcaGGATGGCCTTTACTCAGAGTTCACATCTTTCTCAACATCAGAGACttcatactggtgagaaaccctatgtcTGCAGtgaatgtggcaaagcctttgctcGTGGATTACTACTTATacaacatcaaagaattcatactggtgAAAAACCATATCAGTGTACAGAATGTGGGAAGGCCTTTATTCGTGGTTCACAGCTTACTCAACATCAGCgaactcacactggagaaaagccttatgAATGCAAGGAATGTGGGAAGGCCTTTGGTCATGGCTCTCAACTTACTCtacatcagagaatccatacag GCATCTGA
- the LOC131920906 gene encoding zinc finger protein 420 isoform X1, with the protein MITYDKMSIFSPHTYLSQHPRSYSTEKPYKCEECGKAFRRASHLTQHQSIHTGEKPYECKQCGKAFSRDSQLSLHQRLHTGEKPYACKECGKAFTQSSQLILHHRIHTGEKPYRCEECGKAFIRSSQLSRHQKVHTGEKPFECKECGKAFTQNSQLTLHQRLHTGEKLYDCKECRKVFTQLSQLILHRRIHTGEKPYECKECGKAFICGSQLSQHQKIHNGEKPYECKECGKAFIRGSLLMQHQRIHTGEKPYKCDECGKAFIRGSQLTQHQRIHTNEKPYECKECGKTFSHGSQLTQHQRIHTGEKPYQCKECGKAFNRGSLLTRHQRIHTGEKPYDCKECGKNFSRGSELTQHERIHTGEKPYECKECGKSFIRGSQLTQHQRIHTGEKPYECKECRMAFTQSSHLSQHQRLHTGEKPYVCSECGKAFARGLLLIQHQRIHTGEKPYQCTECGKAFIRGSQLTQHQRTHTGEKPYECKECGKAFGHGSQLTLHQRIHTGEKPYECKECRKAFTQSSHLSRHQRIHTGEKPYQCKECEKAFTRGSQLMQHQRIHSNDKSFDCKECGIDFSHHSQIFI; encoded by the coding sequence ATGATAACATATGACAAAATGTCTATTTTTAGCCCACATACTTATTTATCTCAGCATCCAAGAAGTTattctacagagaaaccctataaatgtgaggaatgtggaaaagccttcagACGAGCCTCACACTTAACTCAGCATCAGAGTAttcatactggtgagaaaccctatgaatgtaagcagtgtgggaaagcctttagtCGTGATTCTCAGCTAAGTctacatcaaagacttcataCCGGTGAGAAACCCTATGCATGCAAGGAATGTGGAAAGGCTTTTACTCAAAGCTCACAACTTATTTTACACCATAGGATTCATACAGGTGAAAAACCATATAGGTGCGaagaatgtgggaaagcctttattCGAAGCTCACAACTCAGCCGACATCAAAAAGtccatactggtgagaaaccttttgaatgtaaagaatgtggaaagGCTTTCACTCAGAATTCACAGCTTACTCTGCACCAGAGACTCCATACTGGTGAGAAGCTTTATGACTGTAAAGAATGTAGGAAGGTCTTTACTCAGCTTTCACAGCTTATTCTCCATAGAAGAAttcatactggtgagaaaccttatgaatgtaaagaatgtggaaagGCTTTTATTTGTGGTTCACAGCTTTCACAgcatcagaaaattcataatgGAGAAAAGCcatatgaatgtaaggaatgtggaaaGGCTTTTATTCGAGGCTCACTACTTATgcaacatcaaagaattcatactggtgaaaaaccctataaatgtgatgaatgtggaaaggctTTTATCCGTGGTTCCCAACTTACTCAGCATCAAAGGATTCATACTAATGAAAAGccttatgaatgtaaagaatgtggaaagACCTTTAGTCATGGCTCACAACTTACTcaacatcagagaattcataccgGTGAGAAACCCTATCAATGTAAGGAGTGTGGAAAAGCCTTTAATCGTGGATCACTCCTTACTCGACATCAGAGGATTCACACTGGTGAAAAACCCTATGACTGTAAAGAGTGTGGAAAAAATTTTAGTCGGGGCTCAGAACTTACTCAGCATGAGAGAATCCACACTggtgagaagccctatgaatgtaaggaatgtggaaaATCGTTTATTCGTGGCTCACAGCTTACTCAACATCAAAGAATCCATACTGGTgaaaaaccttatgaatgtaaagaatgcaGGATGGCCTTTACTCAGAGTTCACATCTTTCTCAACATCAGAGACttcatactggtgagaaaccctatgtcTGCAGtgaatgtggcaaagcctttgctcGTGGATTACTACTTATacaacatcaaagaattcatactggtgAAAAACCATATCAGTGTACAGAATGTGGGAAGGCCTTTATTCGTGGTTCACAGCTTACTCAACATCAGCgaactcacactggagaaaagccttatgAATGCAAGGAATGTGGGAAGGCCTTTGGTCATGGCTCTCAACTTACTCtacatcagagaatccatacaggtgagaagccctatgaatgtaaagaatgtagaAAAGCCTTCACCCAGAGCTCACATCTTTCTCGGCACCAACGAAttcatactggtgagaaaccatATCAATGTAAAGAATGTGAGAAGGCCTTTACTCGTGGGTCACAATTAATGcaacatcagagaattcatagcAATGACAAATCTTTTGACTGTAAAGAATGTGGAATAGACTTTAGTCATCATTCACAAATTTTTATTTGA